A genome region from Desulfovibrio sp. JC010 includes the following:
- a CDS encoding DNA (cytosine-5-)-methyltransferase: MSFTFIDLFAGIGGFHQAAKHFNGECVFASEIDKYAQNAYFHNYHIHPAGDITQIPEQEIPEHDFLFAGFPCQPFSIIGQQKGFSDTRGTLFFDIVRILKAKKTSYIILENVKQLSTHNKGKTLKTILRVLEGLGYKTWHKVLNAIDFGLPQKRERTIIVGTLNNQLNFEWPKKTIAMKSLSQIIESDVDKKFYASADIQNKRQQKHKSQFDLAIWHENKSGNITSYPYSCALRAGASYNYLLVNGKRRLTPRETLRLQGFSEDFKIVCSDYQTKKQTGNAVPVPMIQAVLEEVLHAKAKTERLQIKAIPTVIPTGLFPQRNHTGNMQEINL; this comes from the coding sequence GTGAGTTTTACATTTATTGATCTTTTTGCCGGAATAGGTGGATTCCACCAAGCTGCCAAACATTTTAATGGTGAATGTGTTTTCGCGAGCGAAATTGATAAATACGCTCAAAACGCATATTTCCATAATTATCATATCCATCCCGCAGGCGACATCACCCAAATACCTGAGCAGGAAATTCCTGAACATGATTTTCTGTTTGCCGGATTTCCGTGCCAGCCATTCAGCATCATAGGCCAGCAAAAAGGCTTTTCAGACACACGTGGGACCCTCTTTTTTGACATCGTAAGAATTTTAAAAGCCAAAAAAACATCATATATTATATTAGAAAATGTCAAACAATTATCAACACATAATAAAGGTAAAACTTTAAAAACTATTCTCAGAGTATTAGAAGGACTGGGCTACAAAACCTGGCATAAGGTCTTGAATGCTATTGACTTCGGGCTACCACAAAAAAGAGAACGCACAATCATTGTGGGTACTTTGAATAATCAATTAAATTTTGAATGGCCCAAAAAAACAATCGCAATGAAATCTTTGTCTCAAATCATTGAATCTGATGTTGACAAAAAATTTTATGCAAGTGCTGATATTCAAAACAAACGCCAACAAAAGCACAAAAGTCAATTTGATCTTGCCATTTGGCATGAAAATAAAAGCGGAAATATTACAAGCTATCCATATTCTTGTGCTTTGAGAGCAGGAGCATCATACAATTATCTTCTTGTAAACGGAAAAAGAAGATTGACTCCTCGCGAAACTTTAAGACTTCAAGGCTTTTCCGAAGATTTCAAAATAGTTTGTTCCGACTACCAGACAAAAAAACAAACTGGTAACGCTGTTCCCGTTCCTATGATTCAAGCTGTATTAGAAGAGGTACTCCATGCAAAGGCCAAAACTGAGAGACTCCAAATCAAAGCAATCCCAACAGTCATACCCACTGGGCTGTTTCCCCAAAGAAACCACACAGGAAATATGCAAGAAATTAATTTATAA